Proteins found in one Methanofastidiosum sp. genomic segment:
- a CDS encoding PD-(D/E)XK nuclease family protein yields MYLTATSLKDYLLCGFKFKLAHVDKLRKKIPKAILAFGTTIHAAVAKRFIENVSAPETFRKIWVVEDKTQYEYSNGDDHKTLLQQGEQLLVEWEGHDETKKLEPISVEQSRYVEIANQVPFYSTIDFVGNEGRLLLDWKTAISKYPEHKAKLDLQLTAYAYILAELERVPEEVGFGVLIKKKLPEIQYLFASRTAEDLKNFEKLVLNVWEQVKAEKFLKTPGFHCSWCDFLPICLGEPDAEEQFVVYPDRYLESD; encoded by the coding sequence ATGTATTTAACTGCAACTAGTTTAAAGGATTATTTATTGTGTGGTTTTAAATTTAAACTGGCTCATGTTGACAAACTAAGAAAGAAAATTCCAAAAGCTATTCTTGCGTTTGGGACAACAATCCATGCTGCAGTTGCCAAGAGATTTATTGAAAATGTCTCTGCACCAGAGACTTTTAGGAAAATTTGGGTTGTGGAAGACAAAACTCAGTATGAGTATTCAAACGGAGACGATCACAAGACTTTACTTCAACAAGGAGAGCAGTTGCTTGTTGAATGGGAAGGACACGATGAAACAAAGAAACTGGAACCTATTTCAGTTGAACAATCTCGGTATGTAGAAATTGCAAATCAAGTACCTTTTTACTCAACAATTGATTTTGTTGGGAATGAAGGAAGGTTGTTGCTTGACTGGAAAACTGCAATTAGTAAGTATCCAGAACACAAAGCAAAACTTGATTTACAGTTAACCGCTTATGCTTATATCCTTGCAGAGCTTGAGAGAGTTCCTGAGGAAGTAGGTTTTGGAGTTCTCATTAAGAAAAAATTACCTGAAATCCAATATCTTTTTGCAAGCAGGACTGCAGAGGATTTAAAAAACTTTGAAAAGCTTGTTCTTAATGTATGGGAACAAGTTAAAGCTGAAAAATTTTTAAAAACACCAGGATTTCACTGCTCCTGGTGCGATTTTTTGCCAATTTGTCTTGGCGAACCTGATGCAGAAGAGCAATTCGTAGTTTACCCTGACAGATATCTTGAGTCAGATTAA